CCCAAAAAGCCAAACAAAAAGTGGACCCGGGCCATGACACCATCGGTACGTTGGCAATGGACAAAAACGGCGACATGGCGGTTTCATGCACCACTAGCGGCGTCGCGATGAAGTGGGCGGGCCGCGTGGGCGACTCGCCGATTATTGGCGCGGGGCTGTACCTCGACCCGGAAGTCGGAGGCGCGGTTGGCACCGGCGTTGGTGAACGCGCGATTGAGACCTGCGCCGCGTTCGCGATTGTGGAACTGATGCGCCAAGGCCGTACGCCGAAAGAAGCCAGCGAAGAAATCATGAAGCGCGTCGCCAAACGCAACGAAGGTAAGCCGCCGTTTTCATTAGCGTTTCTCGCGCTGCGTAAGGACGGCGAGTATGGCAACGCGGCCATTGGTAGTTTTAGTTATGCGTTGTCCATTGCAGGCAAGACGACGTTGGAACAAGGCAATATTCTATAAGGGGAAATTACGGCATGGGTAGGCTGGGTTCTTACTCTTTCATTTGGTAAGATGGATCAAGTTTGAGTGAACCTATTTTATTTTGGAGGACATTCATGCAATTTCGTAAAATTTTACTAAGCATCTTCGCGATGATATTCATCTGTTCAAATTCATTCGCGGCGGATTGGGTGAGTTACAAAGGCGGCGAAGGCTTGGGCAAAGGCAAGCACATCGTCATCGTGACCGGCGACGATGAATACCGCTCCGAAGAGTCGATGCCGCAGTTCGGAAAAATTCTGGCGAAGCGGCATGGGTTCGACGTCGATGTCTTGTTCGCGATTAACTCCGAAGACGACAGCATTCAGCCTGACTTTCAAACCAATATTCCTGGGTTAGAAAAACTGGCGGACGCTGACCTGATGATCCTCTTTACCCGTTTCCGCAATCTGCCAGATGAGCAAGCGCAGCCTATCGAGGATTACGTCAATTCAGGAAAACCCATCATTGCTTTGCGTACTTCGACTCATGCCTTCAATTTCACGGACGCTGGCAGTTCTTATACAAAATGGAGTTGGAACAACAAAGAATGGGACGGCGGGTTTGGCCGTCAGGTGTTGGGTGAAACCTGGATCAACCACTACGGCGCCCATAAAAAAGAAAGCACCCGCGGATTGATTGCGAAGGGGATGGAGTCACACCCCATCGTGCGCGGCTGCGAAGACATTTGGGGGCCGTCAGATGTGTATGGCATCAAGCAATTGACCGGCGACAGCAAACCCATCGTGATGGGGCAGGTGTTGGTTGGAATGAACCACGACGACGCGCCCAATACAGACAAAGAACTGGTCCCGGTGGCGTGGATCAAGACGTATACCGGAAGTTTGGGTGTTCCGTCGCGCGTGTTTACGACGACGATGGGACACGGCGGCGACTTTTTGAGCGAAGGCTTCCGGCGGCTGGTCGTCAACGCGGTCTATTGGGGGTTGGGGATGGACAATCTGATTCCAGATCGCGCCGATGTTGAACTGGTAGGCGATTATAATCCGTCTCCCATCGGCTTCGGCAACTATGTCAAAGGCGTCAAACCCAGCGACCACGAAATGTAATCGTGTTTGCTTTCTCTTAAATTTCAATAGCATCAAACAGTGCGATTCTCTGGTCGCACTGTTTTTTTGTTTTTACTTGTAAGAGCGATTTTAGGTATACTGAACCTAATGGCTATGAAAACAAACTCAACCATCTTACTTACAGGCGCTACAGGTTATGTTGGCGGACGGTTATTACCAAAACTTGTTGATCGTGGATATCAGGTCCGGTGCTTGACGCGTCGTCCCGAAGCGTTGCAGTCGCGCAATGTTGCGAATATCGAAATCATTCAGGGCAATGTGTTAGATGAGGATTCGCTAGTCAAGGCGATGGATGGTGCTACTGCGGCGTATTATCTAGTCCATTCAATGGGATCGAGAAAACGCTTTGAAAGAGAAGACCGCATTGCTGCTGAAAGGTTTGCAAGCGCTGCGAAAAAAGCAGACCTCGAGCGTATTATTTATTTGGGAGGTTTGGGAGATTCAAACCATCAACTTTCTGCTCACTTAAAAAGTCGTCATGAAGTCGGTCGAATTTTTCGAGAATCAGGCGTCAAAACAATCGAATTGCGCGCATCGGTTGTGATTGGTTCTGGAAGTTTATCGTTTGAGATGGTGCGCGCTTTGACTGAGCGTTTACCTGTTTTGATCACTCCACGATGGGTATCCGTACCGACGCAGCCAATTGCGGTGAATGACATTTTGTCATACTTGGTTCAGTCTCTGGATGTGGAAACGACTCATTCAAGAGTCTATGAAATTGGCGGGAGTGACATTGTTACTTATGGCGATTTAATGAAAGAATACGCCCGACAACGGGGCCTGAAGCGCTGGATGATTTCCGTCCCCGTCTTAACGCCGTATCTTTCCAGTTTGTGGTTGGGGCTCGTCACACCCATCTATGCGCGAATCGGCCGAAAACTGATTGACAGTATCCGCAATCCTACCATTGTGACAGACGAGACCGCTCAAGAAGATTTTTCTATTCGCCCGGTTGACATGCAAACGGCGGTTGCATCCGCTTTAATCAATGAAGATAAACAATTTGCCGAGACAAGATGGTCTGACGCGCTATCAAGTATCGGGACTCTACAAGATTGGGGCGGTGTACGTTTTGGTTCGCGAATTGTCGATTCCAGAACCGCGCTCATTCGTTGTAAACCCGAAGGTGCATTTCGACCGATTGAACGAATCGGAGGTGAAAATGGCTGGTATTATGGTAATTTTCTTTGGAAAATCCGTGGTTGGATTGACCTTTGTTTTGGCGGCGCCGGATTACGGCGCGGTAGACGCGACCCCGAACATGTTCGAATCGGAGATGCCCTCGATTTCTGGCGCGTCGAGGCGGTCGAGCCGAACCGTTTAATTCGACTCTCGGCGGAGATGAAACTGCCGGGGCGCGCCTGGCTGCAATTTGAGGTGGAGCCTGACAGCCAGGGCAGCATCATTCGCCAAACGGCCATTTTTGATCCGGTCGGGTTGCCTGGATTGCTATACTGGTATGCGTTATTTCCCTTACATGAATTTGTGTTTGCGGGGATGTTGCGTGAAATTGCCCGCCGCGCTCAAAACTCCATTTAGCAATCCCCATATACTTGACTGTCTACTGCGACAATTTATTCATAAAAAAGGTTCTTCCGAAAACGGGGTACTTTTTTTATAAATTCAATTGAGATTTCGCTGCATGCGGCATGGGTACAACTCTGCTCGCTTCAGTGCGGGCTTTCAGGCCCTTCCAGAGTTGCATCCATGCCTCATTTTATTTGTGAATTTTGACATGACGGAATACGTTTTTCTAAACACAATTATAGCTATCCATCAATAACTAGGTACTCAATTACGGGATGAACCTTTTTTTTAGTACGAATACCATTGATTCACGCTTTGGGCAAGCGGCTATCCCCTATACTTTTCATTGTATTCATAGATATTAATTGAGATGCAACTGAAATAAAATCCTCATTCAGGCGTACTATATACTATGTGTCCTCACTGCGGCGAAGCGATGATTGTGTTGGAACTGGAAGGCGTTGAAATTGACTTCTGCCCTTCCTGCAAAGGTACGTGGTTGGACGCGGGCGAATTGGAACTGCTTTGCGAGCCGGACGGCGCCGAAAGCGGTGCGGTGCGTGAACAGGCGTTTTCGGCAAAACGCGACCGGAAATCCAAGCGGCGCTGTCCACGTTGCAATTGGAAGATGGACGGCGTCCGGCTCGGCGGCGTCGAGTTAGAGCGCTGCTGCAACCAACATGGGCTTTGGTTTGACCGGGGCGAGATGGAGCAAGTGATCGCATCGTTTTCAGACCAGGAAAAAGAACTCGGACGCGTCGCCCGATTTTTCGCGGACCTCTATCACAACGAATTTAAGCCTGAATCGAAAGGGAAATAGAATGACTGCACTCGGTGGTTTAATTGGAGTTTTCGGCATGATTATCATGGTCTTTCTTGTATTGATTATCGGCTTGGCGCTGTGGTTTATTGGCGCCTATAACGGATTGATCCGTTTTCGTAATGAGGTGAAAAACGCCTGGGCGCAGATCGACGTTCAACTCAAGCGCCGACATGATTTGATCCCCAATTTGGTCGAGACCGTAAAGGGATACGCCGGGCATGAGAAATCGACTTTCGAGGAAGTGGTCCAGGCGCGTTCGCAAGCGGTGAATGCGAATTCCGTCCCTGAACAGGCGCAGGCGGAGTCGATGTTATCGGGCGCATTGGGGCGCATGATGCTGCTCGTAGAAAATTACCCTGACCTCAAAGCGAACCAGAACTTTTTGGCGCTGCAAGAAGAACTGACCTCAACCGAAAATAAGTTGGGATTTGCGCGACAATTTTATAATGACTCGGTGATGAAATACAACACTCAGATTCAAAGCATCCCGACGAATATTGTCGCGGGGATGTTCAACTTTGGCGAAGAGCCGTTCTTCGAACTGGATGACCAGGCGGAACGCGAAGCGCCTCAAGTGAAATTTTAGTTTGTGAAAAGACGCCTCGGAGTTGGGTTACGCTTGTCTCCGTGTTTCACAGGCGCTCAGTGAGACGCCCCAACGCTGGTATGTAGAAACTGATCAAATACAAGGGGAGGGCGAACCTCCTGGTGAGCCAAGTATAAAAAAGCATATCAATTTTTTGCGGCTCGGCGGGAGCCTCGCCCTCCTCAAATTATTTATCTCGAAATTAGTGGTTTTAAACCTATGTGGGAAGCGATACGCAGCAATCAACGCCGTTCAACAGTGCTCATCATTATGATGGGCGTTATTTTGGTTGCGCTGGGCGCGACGATTGGATTGTTTGTTGATCCACGCGCGGGCGGAGCG
This genomic interval from Candidatus Hinthialibacter antarcticus contains the following:
- a CDS encoding ThuA domain-containing protein, encoding MQFRKILLSIFAMIFICSNSFAADWVSYKGGEGLGKGKHIVIVTGDDEYRSEESMPQFGKILAKRHGFDVDVLFAINSEDDSIQPDFQTNIPGLEKLADADLMILFTRFRNLPDEQAQPIEDYVNSGKPIIALRTSTHAFNFTDAGSSYTKWSWNNKEWDGGFGRQVLGETWINHYGAHKKESTRGLIAKGMESHPIVRGCEDIWGPSDVYGIKQLTGDSKPIVMGQVLVGMNHDDAPNTDKELVPVAWIKTYTGSLGVPSRVFTTTMGHGGDFLSEGFRRLVVNAVYWGLGMDNLIPDRADVELVGDYNPSPIGFGNYVKGVKPSDHEM
- a CDS encoding SDR family oxidoreductase, which codes for MFLLVRAILGILNLMAMKTNSTILLTGATGYVGGRLLPKLVDRGYQVRCLTRRPEALQSRNVANIEIIQGNVLDEDSLVKAMDGATAAYYLVHSMGSRKRFEREDRIAAERFASAAKKADLERIIYLGGLGDSNHQLSAHLKSRHEVGRIFRESGVKTIELRASVVIGSGSLSFEMVRALTERLPVLITPRWVSVPTQPIAVNDILSYLVQSLDVETTHSRVYEIGGSDIVTYGDLMKEYARQRGLKRWMISVPVLTPYLSSLWLGLVTPIYARIGRKLIDSIRNPTIVTDETAQEDFSIRPVDMQTAVASALINEDKQFAETRWSDALSSIGTLQDWGGVRFGSRIVDSRTALIRCKPEGAFRPIERIGGENGWYYGNFLWKIRGWIDLCFGGAGLRRGRRDPEHVRIGDALDFWRVEAVEPNRLIRLSAEMKLPGRAWLQFEVEPDSQGSIIRQTAIFDPVGLPGLLYWYALFPLHEFVFAGMLREIARRAQNSI
- a CDS encoding zf-TFIIB domain-containing protein, with translation MCPHCGEAMIVLELEGVEIDFCPSCKGTWLDAGELELLCEPDGAESGAVREQAFSAKRDRKSKRRCPRCNWKMDGVRLGGVELERCCNQHGLWFDRGEMEQVIASFSDQEKELGRVARFFADLYHNEFKPESKGK
- a CDS encoding LemA family protein translates to MTALGGLIGVFGMIIMVFLVLIIGLALWFIGAYNGLIRFRNEVKNAWAQIDVQLKRRHDLIPNLVETVKGYAGHEKSTFEEVVQARSQAVNANSVPEQAQAESMLSGALGRMMLLVENYPDLKANQNFLALQEELTSTENKLGFARQFYNDSVMKYNTQIQSIPTNIVAGMFNFGEEPFFELDDQAEREAPQVKF